A genomic segment from Deltaproteobacteria bacterium encodes:
- a CDS encoding MBL fold metallo-hydrolase produces MRFRKAGKITDNLWYLGREEAGVYILEGRDGAIMINGGFSYIIHDVLQQMKTFGIDAEKIGKLLILHSHFDHVGIVPYFKRTFPDIEIYASAPAWKILAMPKAIEIINSFSRLSAKQMGVENALNAYNIEWRDDISGVTLAEGDTIDLGDVRLLILDTPGHSNCSITAYEPNMRTMFASDAAGIPYQNFCFPSMNTNITQYLESLEKLRPLPVSFLCGDHYGYITGDEAGRFIDLTFEEGRKWKGIMEDVYRRHDGDIDAAGKAITDYFYQQMPDYFIARDILEGVFKQIVKFIAKNL; encoded by the coding sequence ATGCGATTTCGAAAGGCGGGAAAGATAACGGACAATCTCTGGTACTTAGGCCGTGAGGAGGCGGGTGTTTATATCCTCGAGGGAAGAGACGGCGCGATCATGATCAACGGGGGGTTCAGTTACATAATCCACGACGTACTTCAGCAGATGAAGACGTTCGGGATCGATGCGGAAAAGATCGGGAAGCTGCTGATTCTCCATTCGCATTTCGATCATGTAGGAATCGTCCCATACTTCAAGCGGACCTTTCCCGATATAGAAATATATGCCTCGGCGCCGGCCTGGAAGATTCTCGCCATGCCCAAGGCCATAGAGATTATCAACAGCTTCAGCCGGTTAAGCGCAAAACAGATGGGGGTCGAGAATGCTCTGAATGCTTATAATATCGAATGGCGCGATGACATCTCCGGCGTCACTTTGGCCGAAGGGGATACAATAGACCTGGGTGATGTTCGTCTGTTGATTTTAGATACCCCCGGCCACTCAAACTGTTCAATTACCGCCTACGAACCCAACATGAGAACCATGTTCGCCTCCGATGCCGCAGGTATCCCCTACCAGAACTTCTGTTTCCCCTCCATGAATACAAATATCACACAATATCTTGAAAGCCTTGAGAAATTAAGACCTTTGCCGGTTTCCTTCCTCTGTGGGGACCATTACGGCTATATCACCGGGGATGAGGCGGGCCGGTTCATTGATCTGACCTTCGAAGAAGGCCGCAAATGGAAAGGCATCATGGAGGATGTATACCGCAGGCATGACGGGGATATCGACGCTGCTGGAAAGGCCATCACTGATTATTTCTATCAACAGATGCCTGATTATTTTATTGCGAGGGACATTCTCGAAGGGGTCTTTAAGCAGATAGTCAAGTTTATCGCTAAAAACCTGTAA
- a CDS encoding NAD(P)H-dependent oxidoreductase subunit E, giving the protein MYSFTLDSILKGRRSQPHQLVEVLHDVQDYYGYIPKEAMRTVSKELGVPLIDVYRVASFYKAFTLKPRGKNVFTICMGTACHVRGAKQLLDQVSGQLNVKPGNTTADGLFTVERVNCLGACALGPIVVQNGTYRHHITPGKLRTLIDSARRTKRGEIEHA; this is encoded by the coding sequence ATGTACTCATTCACACTTGACTCAATTTTAAAAGGGCGCCGGAGTCAGCCGCACCAGCTTGTTGAAGTGCTCCATGATGTGCAGGACTACTACGGCTACATTCCCAAAGAGGCCATGAGAACCGTTTCAAAAGAGCTAGGGGTACCCCTCATAGATGTGTATCGCGTTGCCAGTTTCTACAAGGCTTTTACCTTGAAGCCGCGCGGGAAAAACGTGTTCACAATATGCATGGGTACGGCGTGTCACGTCCGTGGCGCCAAGCAGCTCCTCGATCAGGTTTCAGGCCAACTTAATGTGAAGCCGGGTAATACGACAGCTGACGGTCTTTTCACGGTTGAACGTGTCAACTGTCTTGGGGCCTGTGCCCTCGGACCTATTGTTGTGCAAAATGGAACGTATCGCCACCACATAACCCCCGGCAAACTTCGCACATTAATCGATTCAGCCCGCAGAACGAAAAGGGGGGAAATTGAACATGCGTAA
- a CDS encoding helix-turn-helix transcriptional regulator, with product MAKTHSAIPGTASPEKHNPLEELSFFWRIPLTNETDPTKVGVALRERIKELNCLYGISQLAERYHDSIDDLLKSLVNFLPLSWQYPESTCSRIVFEGKTYKSRDFKVTRWRQSSQILMYNEPVGEVEIFYCEEQPASDEGPFLKEERILLDAVAERIGAIATRISSERELQEINRQLNVERTALQETNAALRAILARIEEEKIGIYKDIQANIEKIIMPVLHALALELPRAQRKYIEMLITSIEEITSPFINQLSHEYHSLSPTEITICNMIRNGLRTKEIAQLRGVSMATINRHREHIRRKLKITNSEVNLTTYLQSVR from the coding sequence ATGGCTAAAACTCACTCTGCTATACCGGGGACTGCTTCTCCGGAGAAACACAATCCTCTGGAAGAGTTGTCCTTCTTCTGGCGAATTCCCCTGACTAATGAAACAGACCCCACAAAAGTCGGAGTTGCTCTCCGTGAACGCATCAAGGAACTGAATTGCCTCTATGGAATATCACAATTGGCTGAACGCTATCACGATTCCATTGATGATCTGCTGAAAAGTCTTGTTAATTTTCTTCCTCTTTCCTGGCAATACCCGGAAAGTACGTGTTCGAGAATAGTGTTCGAGGGAAAAACATACAAAAGCAGGGATTTCAAAGTTACTCGGTGGCGGCAGTCGTCACAGATCCTTATGTACAACGAGCCAGTGGGTGAAGTTGAAATATTTTACTGCGAAGAACAGCCGGCGTCCGATGAAGGGCCTTTTCTCAAAGAGGAACGCATTTTGCTGGACGCCGTGGCCGAACGAATCGGCGCCATTGCTACGCGTATTTCTTCTGAGCGTGAACTTCAGGAGATTAACAGACAGCTTAACGTGGAGCGAACGGCGCTGCAAGAGACAAACGCAGCACTGCGTGCCATTCTGGCGAGAATCGAAGAAGAGAAGATAGGTATTTACAAAGACATCCAGGCTAATATTGAGAAAATCATAATGCCTGTTTTACATGCATTAGCCCTGGAACTGCCGAGAGCTCAGAGGAAATATATAGAGATGCTGATTACCAGCATAGAGGAAATCACATCTCCTTTCATCAACCAGTTGTCTCATGAATACCACTCCTTGAGCCCGACAGAGATCACAATCTGTAATATGATCCGCAATGGACTGCGCACCAAAGAAATAGCTCAGCTCAGGGGTGTTTCCATGGCTACCATCAACCGCCACCGGGAACATATCCGCCGAAAGCTCAAGATCACTAACAGTGAGGTAAACCTCACTACGTATCTACAATCGGTCAGATGA
- a CDS encoding phasin family protein: MFDFVRKMTLAGAGLAIMTTEKIQEIMNELVKKGEMTEKEAREAVDEFVEKSKQAKNDLEKKMEQFVTGFLNRMNIPTRKEIEAIKERLARLEKADESKE, encoded by the coding sequence ATGTTTGATTTTGTCAGGAAGATGACATTGGCCGGTGCAGGGTTGGCCATTATGACGACGGAAAAAATTCAGGAAATTATGAATGAACTCGTAAAAAAAGGAGAGATGACAGAGAAGGAAGCGCGCGAGGCCGTTGATGAATTTGTAGAAAAATCAAAACAGGCAAAAAATGACTTGGAAAAGAAGATGGAACAATTTGTGACCGGTTTCCTGAACCGTATGAACATCCCGACACGAAAAGAAATCGAGGCAATTAAAGAAAGACTTGCGCGGTTAGAAAAGGCCGATGAATCCAAGGAATGA
- a CDS encoding acetate--CoA ligase family protein: MKAAELIRKAKSEGRTALTEAESKALLKNYGVPVVDEVVASSLEEAVVQAEAAGFPVVLKGLGARLTHKTERGLVKLNLKSADDVRKAADEITGAAGDDLEGFLVYHMVEGRREFMAGLFHDAQFGPVIMFGLGGIFAEALGDVVFRIAPLDETHAHDMINKIRAFDLLGPFRGEQSVNRELIVRTLVGLSRLGIEHPEVREVDVNPLLVGPDGQVTAVDALVIIGDMSLKKSARLPIDIKALRNLFCPRSIALVGASSTFGKWGYTLFTNIVAGNFKGEIYLVNQKGGEIAGRPVFKSVADIPAPIDLAVVIVPAAKVIDLIPQFKAKNIKSMLLVTSGFSETGKKGLRLEERLVEEAHKAGITILGPNTMGICNPHENLFCTYQNVRPKPGSTTLVAQSGNLGTQLLAFAEGEGIGIRAFIGSGNEGMITIEDYMEILEFDDLTKTVVLYIESVKDGRRFFDSTRRVARKKPVILLKGGRTREGDRAAASHTGAMASNIKVFKAACRQAGVVLGETSIDLLDLSAAFSSLPLPKGRRIAIMTLGGGWGVITADLCVEYGLEVPELSTNIISRIDQVLPPYWSRSNPVDLVAEMDLSVPMILVEELVKWDGCDAVIHLGILGRQIFIKRMIESSLMVDQTCDRQFFEKIPRRMVEFELSYNEHVVRLMEKYNKPVLGVCLLSDESTRTITDIEGSLYKGVAFLTPERAVRALAGMYSYKRWLDIEGISS, translated from the coding sequence ATGAAAGCTGCTGAACTGATCAGGAAAGCAAAATCAGAAGGGAGAACTGCCCTGACAGAGGCGGAATCGAAAGCGCTGCTCAAAAATTACGGCGTGCCTGTGGTTGATGAAGTCGTCGCTTCCAGTTTGGAAGAGGCCGTAGTACAGGCCGAGGCTGCAGGTTTTCCCGTGGTTCTGAAAGGTCTCGGCGCCCGGCTGACACACAAGACGGAACGCGGGCTTGTTAAGCTGAATTTGAAAAGCGCTGATGATGTCCGAAAAGCTGCCGATGAAATTACCGGGGCGGCAGGTGATGACCTTGAAGGATTTCTTGTATACCATATGGTTGAGGGCAGACGAGAATTCATGGCCGGGCTGTTTCATGATGCCCAATTCGGGCCGGTTATCATGTTCGGTTTGGGCGGTATCTTTGCCGAGGCGCTGGGAGATGTGGTGTTTCGAATCGCACCCCTCGATGAAACACATGCACACGATATGATAAATAAAATTCGGGCATTTGACTTGCTGGGACCGTTTCGCGGTGAGCAGTCAGTCAATCGTGAACTGATTGTACGCACCCTTGTTGGTTTATCCCGTCTGGGTATTGAGCATCCGGAAGTAAGAGAGGTTGATGTCAATCCCCTGCTTGTCGGCCCGGATGGCCAGGTGACTGCTGTGGATGCGCTGGTCATTATTGGCGATATGTCTTTGAAAAAGTCCGCCCGGCTGCCAATTGACATCAAGGCACTGCGGAACCTCTTCTGTCCCCGGTCAATTGCACTTGTCGGTGCATCTTCCACCTTCGGCAAATGGGGGTACACACTGTTCACCAACATTGTTGCCGGGAATTTCAAAGGGGAAATCTATCTGGTCAATCAGAAGGGTGGTGAGATCGCAGGGAGGCCTGTATTCAAATCTGTGGCAGATATTCCCGCTCCTATAGACCTTGCCGTGGTAATAGTCCCCGCAGCAAAGGTCATCGACCTGATTCCTCAATTCAAGGCAAAGAATATTAAAAGTATGCTCTTAGTTACATCAGGTTTCAGTGAGACAGGGAAAAAAGGGCTGCGTTTAGAGGAGCGGCTGGTGGAAGAGGCGCATAAGGCCGGAATTACTATTCTTGGACCCAATACAATGGGGATATGTAACCCTCATGAAAATTTATTCTGCACATATCAGAACGTGCGGCCAAAGCCCGGTTCGACAACGCTGGTTGCCCAATCGGGGAATCTGGGAACACAGCTTTTAGCATTTGCCGAGGGTGAGGGAATCGGTATACGTGCATTCATAGGGTCGGGAAATGAGGGGATGATCACAATTGAAGACTACATGGAAATTCTCGAATTTGATGACCTGACGAAAACGGTCGTTTTATACATAGAGAGTGTAAAAGACGGCAGGCGTTTTTTTGACTCAACCAGAAGGGTCGCCCGTAAAAAACCGGTTATTTTGCTTAAGGGAGGTCGTACCCGCGAAGGAGACCGCGCTGCCGCCAGCCATACAGGTGCAATGGCTTCCAATATCAAAGTCTTCAAAGCCGCATGCCGCCAGGCAGGAGTTGTACTTGGTGAAACATCCATAGACCTTCTTGATCTCTCTGCTGCATTTTCATCACTGCCTTTGCCGAAGGGCAGGCGGATTGCCATCATGACCTTAGGTGGAGGCTGGGGGGTCATTACAGCAGACCTGTGCGTCGAATATGGGCTGGAGGTGCCTGAACTTTCAACGAATATAATATCGCGAATTGATCAAGTTCTTCCACCGTACTGGAGCCGCTCCAATCCCGTCGACCTGGTTGCAGAGATGGATCTCTCTGTTCCGATGATTCTGGTGGAGGAGTTAGTGAAGTGGGACGGGTGTGATGCGGTAATTCACCTGGGCATTCTTGGCAGGCAGATCTTTATAAAACGAATGATTGAATCCTCTCTCATGGTTGATCAGACGTGTGACCGTCAGTTTTTTGAAAAAATCCCGCGTCGGATGGTCGAGTTTGAACTCAGTTATAATGAACACGTGGTTCGTTTGATGGAAAAGTATAACAAACCGGTATTGGGGGTCTGCCTCCTTTCCGATGAGAGCACCCGTACCATTACGGATATCGAGGGGAGTCTCTATAAAGGGGTTGCCTTCCTCACACCGGAGCGCGCTGTAAGGGCGCTTGCCGGAATGTATTCATACAAACGCTGGCTGGATATTGAGGGGATTTCATCATAG
- the yidD gene encoding membrane protein insertion efficiency factor YidD — translation MLKREVSVIVILIPLFLLCFIGLCYCGDEREFIPWDYTNQKGEENVNQNNNDISSPMAFLLMKGITIFQEYISVVDGDRCPLKPTCSTYALQAIKKHGFFIGAIMTVDRLIHESDEIRYAPVIVHGESIRFHDPVSNNDFWFDKDKRH, via the coding sequence ATGCTGAAAAGAGAAGTATCCGTTATTGTAATTCTGATACCGCTATTTTTGCTCTGTTTTATAGGCCTTTGTTATTGCGGCGACGAAAGAGAATTCATTCCGTGGGATTATACTAATCAAAAGGGTGAAGAAAACGTAAATCAAAACAATAACGATATATCATCACCCATGGCCTTTCTTTTGATGAAAGGGATTACGATATTTCAAGAGTATATATCCGTCGTGGATGGAGATCGCTGCCCGCTGAAGCCGACATGTTCAACATACGCTCTCCAAGCGATAAAGAAACATGGTTTTTTTATCGGTGCTATAATGACTGTCGATAGACTGATTCATGAAAGTGATGAAATTCGATATGCTCCCGTCATTGTACATGGTGAAAGCATACGTTTCCATGACCCTGTCAGCAATAATGATTTTTGGTTTGACAAAGATAAGCGTCATTAA
- a CDS encoding flavodoxin family protein: MKVVAINGSARKDGNTAILLNLVLDELKKERIQTELIQLAGHSMAGCRACYKCFKNKDRRCAVKKDILNDLLTKMDEADGVLLGSPTYFSDVSAGMKAFIERCGLVARANDYMYKRKVGASVVAVRRAGAIPAFNSMNLFLHYMQMVMPGASYWSIGIGRDPGDVLKDEEGVQTMKTLGENMAWLLKKLHSKKA; encoded by the coding sequence ATGAAGGTTGTGGCAATAAATGGAAGCGCGAGAAAAGACGGCAATACAGCGATTCTGCTTAACCTTGTGCTGGATGAGTTGAAGAAGGAGCGCATACAGACGGAGCTGATTCAGCTGGCAGGGCATTCAATGGCCGGTTGCAGGGCCTGTTACAAGTGCTTCAAGAATAAGGACCGTCGTTGCGCAGTTAAAAAAGACATCCTCAATGACCTGCTGACAAAGATGGATGAGGCAGACGGTGTCCTTCTGGGATCACCCACCTACTTCTCAGATGTTTCGGCAGGAATGAAGGCTTTTATTGAGCGATGCGGTTTAGTTGCACGCGCCAACGATTATATGTACAAACGAAAAGTGGGAGCTTCGGTCGTCGCAGTCAGACGTGCAGGGGCCATTCCCGCGTTCAATTCCATGAATCTTTTTCTGCATTATATGCAAATGGTCATGCCCGGTGCAAGCTACTGGAGTATCGGAATCGGCAGAGACCCCGGTGATGTGTTGAAAGATGAAGAAGGCGTTCAGACAATGAAAACACTCGGCGAGAACATGGCATGGCTTCTGAAAAAACTCCATTCAAAGAAGGCTTAA